The following proteins are encoded in a genomic region of Bacillus sp. Marseille-Q1617:
- a CDS encoding GNAT family N-acetyltransferase, translating into MSEQGQLLKKRIDLEEGLRLVYQEPQEYIRYYSIYYGQKYADYFFRRSSAAMKEIVSIFDCGYFIMKDETIVGGVFLKPNFMADLFVVPPYEDYERLVHKLLHYLKKVSKTEDEIYLRDIVEEHVPAYVQQGCQVREVNYWMIRPTQSMNAVLLEGYRSRSVTWEDKNDIACLLMKSYKANPAYKQIGTKEDYMNHVEEFIEKYQSNPIMDECSRVIEDKSTNTIVGVCLHMEFENDPLIMSLAVDPEHQQRGLGRFLLTHSIDVSSKAYPATRLAVIKDNPAIKLYEHFGFIKNKSISEMYLV; encoded by the coding sequence ATGAGTGAGCAAGGTCAATTATTAAAAAAACGAATTGATTTAGAAGAGGGATTAAGATTAGTTTATCAAGAACCTCAAGAATACATCCGGTATTATTCCATTTACTATGGACAAAAATATGCAGACTACTTTTTTAGAAGATCCTCGGCTGCAATGAAAGAAATAGTATCCATTTTTGACTGCGGATATTTCATCATGAAAGATGAAACCATCGTTGGCGGTGTCTTCTTAAAACCTAATTTCATGGCAGATTTATTTGTAGTGCCGCCTTATGAGGATTATGAACGGTTAGTCCACAAGCTTTTACATTATTTAAAAAAGGTATCGAAGACGGAAGATGAAATTTACCTTAGGGACATTGTAGAAGAACATGTCCCAGCATATGTACAACAAGGATGCCAGGTTCGTGAAGTGAATTATTGGATGATTCGTCCTACACAATCAATGAATGCAGTGCTTCTTGAAGGATATAGATCGAGATCTGTTACATGGGAAGATAAAAATGATATTGCCTGTTTACTTATGAAATCCTATAAAGCAAATCCAGCTTATAAACAGATTGGAACGAAAGAGGATTACATGAATCACGTAGAGGAATTCATAGAAAAATATCAAAGCAATCCCATCATGGATGAGTGTTCAAGGGTTATTGAAGATAAAAGCACGAACACCATTGTCGGTGTCTGCCTGCACATGGAGTTTGAAAACGATCCCCTCATCATGAGTTTAGCCGTAGACCCAGAACATCAACAGAGGGGGCTTGGACGATTTTTGTTAACCCACTCTATAGACGTATCTAGTAAAGCGTACCCGGCTACCCGTTTAGCTGTAATCAAAGATAATCCAGCGATTAAACTTTATGAACACTTTGGATTCATTAAAAATAAATCTATATCGGAAATGTATCTGGTATGA
- a CDS encoding DUF6220 domain-containing protein, whose product MKGYGFGARIGRIGFLLLSMFFAAAVLAQVMIAGAAVFVNPVNWGRHAEFVHYFGFMVPVLMVVFAGIGRMPRTYLVQVLALMVSIFLMYFTANITRTLPWAGALHPVIAVMIAGQAWMIVRNAWRLIFHKNSEE is encoded by the coding sequence ATGAAAGGATATGGTTTTGGAGCGCGGATTGGAAGAATTGGTTTTCTGCTGCTTTCCATGTTTTTTGCTGCGGCTGTGCTTGCGCAGGTGATGATTGCGGGGGCGGCGGTGTTTGTGAATCCAGTGAATTGGGGCAGGCACGCTGAGTTTGTTCATTATTTTGGATTCATGGTTCCGGTACTGATGGTTGTTTTTGCAGGAATTGGGAGGATGCCTCGTACGTATTTGGTTCAGGTTCTTGCGTTGATGGTTTCGATCTTCCTGATGTATTTTACGGCCAATATCACAAGGACGCTCCCGTGGGCCGGTGCGCTGCATCCGGTGATCGCAGTCATGATCGCGGGACAGGCATGGATGATCGTTAGAAATGCGTGGCGTTTGATTTTTCATAAAAATAGCGAGGAGTGA
- a CDS encoding DUF5957 family protein: MRTFTAILLGVFGGFILGIALSSVIGIVSMTVFDQPFGIKYLPYVTAVICAVAVPLMDQKSVEKKRSE, encoded by the coding sequence ATGAGAACATTTACGGCCATTCTTTTAGGAGTATTTGGCGGGTTTATTTTGGGGATTGCATTGTCGAGTGTGATTGGGATTGTAAGCATGACAGTGTTCGATCAGCCGTTTGGGATAAAGTATCTTCCGTATGTTACAGCGGTGATTTGCGCGGTGGCGGTTCCTTTGATGGATCAAAAAAGTGTAGAAAAGAAAAGGAGTGAATAA
- a CDS encoding ABC transporter permease — protein sequence MFLAFKELKHSKVRYTLIALIMTAVLFLVFFISGLANGLGFGDSAAVRNLEADYVVLNEEADDAIVGSSLSEKQVHQIDESVDGEVSPLSITMMSSFKGSDKEEVDVTYFSVDTDAYPEMDIVEGKNISELEAHEVIADESLQQEGYQLNDKVVDQSTSKELTIAGFSKDQMYSNIPVVYTDLSTGLQEKRGSETMYNAVLYSGPEAALDGVDILTIDEAVGGIPGYTETQGSLRMIVVFLFIISAFVTTVFFYVITIHKLHQLGVLKAIGATTGYIARSIMTQVSLLTVIGLVFSGALVYGMTRVIPEDMPFRLTPGLLAGTAGLFLLLNLLGALLSVRQVAKTDALEAIGRVG from the coding sequence ATGTTTCTGGCTTTTAAGGAATTAAAGCATTCGAAAGTAAGGTATACGTTGATTGCGCTCATCATGACGGCGGTGTTGTTTCTGGTGTTTTTTATCAGCGGTTTGGCGAATGGACTGGGGTTTGGGGACAGTGCGGCGGTCCGGAATCTGGAGGCAGACTACGTGGTGCTGAATGAAGAAGCGGATGATGCGATTGTCGGTTCCAGTCTGAGTGAGAAGCAAGTGCATCAGATTGATGAATCGGTGGACGGGGAGGTTTCTCCATTGTCTATCACGATGATGTCTTCTTTTAAAGGCAGTGACAAGGAAGAAGTAGATGTCACATATTTTTCTGTTGATACAGATGCGTATCCGGAGATGGATATCGTGGAAGGGAAGAATATCAGTGAGCTGGAAGCCCATGAAGTGATTGCGGATGAGAGCCTGCAACAAGAGGGTTATCAGTTGAATGATAAGGTTGTCGATCAGAGTACCAGCAAGGAGCTGACTATCGCAGGCTTCTCCAAGGATCAGATGTATTCCAATATTCCAGTCGTATATACAGACCTAAGTACCGGACTTCAGGAGAAGCGGGGATCTGAAACAATGTATAACGCGGTTCTCTATTCGGGACCGGAGGCAGCACTTGATGGGGTTGATATCCTGACGATCGATGAAGCGGTCGGAGGGATCCCTGGTTATACCGAAACGCAGGGATCGCTGAGGATGATTGTGGTGTTCCTGTTTATCATTTCGGCGTTTGTGACGACGGTTTTCTTTTATGTCATTACGATTCACAAGCTGCATCAGCTCGGGGTACTAAAGGCGATCGGCGCGACGACCGGCTATATCGCACGAAGCATCATGACCCAGGTCAGTCTGTTGACGGTGATCGGTCTAGTTTTCAGCGGGGCGCTGGTGTATGGAATGACGAGGGTCATCCCGGAGGATATGCCATTCAGGCTGACACCGGGACTGCTGGCGGGCACGGCAGGACTGTTTCTTCTATTAAATCTGCTTGGTGCATTATTATCGGTACGCCAAGTGGCAAAAACGGATGCGCTTGAAGCGATTGGGAGGGTTGGATGA
- a CDS encoding ABC transporter ATP-binding protein: MNKEIVKLENISKSFGDGDTMVQVLKDISFEVKRGEFTAIVGPSGSGKSTLLSIIGALLTPTAGKVMIDEEDISGYRASQLPSVRLNRIGFIFQAANLIPYLTVKEQLHLVHDIGRNRKDDDRALEMLEHLGLSHRLKNYPDKLSGGEKQRVAIARAFMNDPDVILADEPTASLDSERGKKVVEIIAKEVKSRNKAALMVTHDERVLHLCDRVLMIEDGRIMER, encoded by the coding sequence ATGAATAAAGAGATTGTAAAACTGGAGAACATTTCGAAGTCATTTGGAGACGGGGATACGATGGTCCAGGTGTTGAAGGACATTTCATTTGAGGTGAAGCGCGGGGAGTTCACTGCGATTGTCGGGCCGTCGGGTTCCGGGAAGAGTACATTGCTGTCGATCATCGGCGCCCTGTTGACTCCGACCGCTGGAAAGGTAATGATTGATGAAGAAGATATTTCGGGTTACCGGGCGTCGCAGCTGCCTTCTGTCCGGCTGAACAGGATCGGGTTCATTTTTCAGGCGGCGAACCTGATCCCTTATTTGACGGTAAAAGAACAGCTGCACCTCGTGCATGATATAGGGCGAAACAGAAAGGATGATGACCGGGCGCTCGAAATGCTTGAGCACTTAGGCTTGAGCCACAGGCTGAAGAACTATCCCGACAAACTTTCTGGCGGGGAAAAGCAGCGGGTGGCGATCGCCAGGGCGTTCATGAACGATCCGGATGTGATACTCGCCGATGAGCCGACGGCGAGCCTGGATTCAGAGCGCGGGAAGAAGGTCGTCGAGATAATTGCAAAAGAAGTGAAGTCAAGAAACAAGGCCGCGTTGATGGTCACCCATGATGAACGGGTGCTTCACCTTTGCGACCGTGTATTAATGATCGAAGATGGACGAATAATGGAGAGGTAA
- a CDS encoding cell wall metabolism sensor histidine kinase WalK, with product MSIKKRLLLSNIGMILIPIAGLLIVEIVAGYVFFYMFHGEDLQIFLTLRFGALVAILVLTNGLLTYYMSKSIIEPIKRLSFAARKISQGDLDVSAASDKKDELGQLSNTFEEMRLKLKEAEEVQRQYEQNRQELIASISHDLKTPLTSIKGYVSGIEDGIADTPEKLGRYMAKIKKNAHDMDGLIDELFLYSKLDMDQLPFQFEAVRLDSYVEDFTEELSFSNEGVEVQVFYDGSGSYLVEADREKLGRAIKNITQNGLKYNDKKQKEILLTLTELEKEVQVEIRDNGNGIPEKDLQRIFESFYRADVSRNSATGGSGLGLSIARKIMEGHGGRIWAESVQGAGTSIYFTLKKVREDEAHTDHRR from the coding sequence ATGTCGATCAAGAAGAGGCTGCTGTTATCGAATATCGGGATGATCTTGATTCCCATTGCCGGTCTGCTGATCGTGGAAATCGTAGCAGGGTATGTATTCTTTTATATGTTCCACGGGGAGGATCTGCAAATCTTCCTGACTCTCCGCTTCGGTGCGCTCGTGGCTATCTTAGTCTTAACTAACGGATTGCTGACGTATTACATGTCAAAGAGCATCATCGAACCGATCAAGCGGCTGTCATTCGCAGCCCGGAAGATCAGTCAGGGAGATCTCGACGTGAGTGCGGCATCTGATAAGAAGGATGAGCTCGGTCAATTATCGAACACATTTGAAGAGATGCGCCTGAAGCTGAAGGAAGCGGAAGAGGTGCAAAGGCAGTACGAACAGAACCGCCAGGAGCTGATCGCGAGCATTTCACATGACCTGAAAACACCGCTGACCTCGATCAAAGGGTATGTGAGCGGAATTGAGGACGGCATCGCGGACACACCCGAAAAACTGGGCCGCTACATGGCGAAAATCAAGAAGAATGCCCATGACATGGACGGACTCATCGACGAACTGTTCCTCTATTCGAAGCTCGACATGGACCAATTGCCGTTTCAATTTGAAGCGGTACGCCTTGATTCGTATGTGGAGGATTTCACCGAGGAGCTTTCTTTTTCCAATGAGGGTGTGGAAGTGCAGGTATTCTATGATGGATCCGGTTCATACCTAGTGGAAGCTGACAGGGAAAAGCTGGGCAGGGCCATCAAGAATATCACGCAGAACGGCTTGAAGTATAACGATAAAAAACAGAAAGAAATCCTTCTCACACTAACCGAGCTGGAGAAAGAAGTACAAGTGGAAATCAGGGATAACGGGAACGGTATTCCTGAAAAGGATCTGCAGCGCATCTTTGAAAGCTTCTACAGGGCGGATGTGTCCAGGAACTCGGCAACCGGCGGAAGCGGGCTCGGCCTCTCCATCGCTAGAAAGATCATGGAAGGCCACGGCGGCAGGATCTGGGCAGAGAGCGTGCAGGGAGCTGGGACGAGCATTTATTTTACATTGAAAAAGGTGAGGGAAGATGAAGCACATACTGATCATAGAAGATGA
- a CDS encoding response regulator transcription factor, with translation MKHILIIEDETDIAELERDYLDVNGFACDLAVTGGEGLTLARDNTYSLILLDLMLPDIDGFQLCKQLREFLDIPILMVTARREDIDKIRGFDRGADDYIVKPFTPSELVARVKAHIARYERLINRETNKAIEFHNLVIDPDSRRVFVDSKEKIVTAKEFDLLYFLATNPNRVFSKEHLFERIWGYDSLGDVTTVTVHIRKIREKIEKDPSSPEFIETIWGVGYRFRK, from the coding sequence ATGAAGCACATACTGATCATAGAAGATGAAACGGATATCGCGGAACTGGAACGGGACTATCTCGATGTGAACGGCTTTGCCTGCGACCTTGCAGTAACCGGCGGGGAAGGACTCACTCTCGCGAGGGATAATACCTACAGCCTAATCCTGCTTGATCTGATGCTGCCGGATATCGACGGCTTCCAGCTGTGCAAGCAGCTCAGGGAGTTTCTCGACATCCCGATCCTGATGGTTACCGCCAGGAGAGAAGACATCGATAAAATCAGGGGCTTCGACCGCGGTGCAGACGACTATATCGTTAAACCCTTCACGCCGAGTGAACTCGTTGCCCGGGTCAAAGCTCATATCGCGAGGTACGAGCGCCTCATCAACCGAGAAACGAACAAGGCGATTGAATTCCACAATCTTGTCATCGACCCTGACTCACGCCGGGTCTTCGTCGATTCCAAAGAAAAGATCGTGACGGCCAAAGAATTCGACCTCCTGTATTTTCTCGCCACCAATCCAAACCGGGTCTTCAGCAAGGAGCATCTATTCGAACGCATCTGGGGCTATGATTCTCTGGGGGATGTGACGACGGTGACGGTTCACATCAGGAAGATCAGGGAGAAGATTGAGAAGGACCCTTCATCGCCTGAGTTTATCGAGACGATTTGGGGTGTGGGGTACCGGTTTAGGAAGTAG
- a CDS encoding MBL fold metallo-hydrolase produces MEFIQLDLTFTFNDHEMSIHPTVISCEGDVTLVDCGYPGMLPLLEKELTRKGIPPGSITRVIITNHDDDHMGALHELKEKYPAIKVAAGEIEKDYIDGSKKSLRLIQAEDMLDVLPAEQRDFGLSFIDRLKQVRSVPVDIVLRDGDLLKWAADCKILLTPGHTPGHISIVSEKLDAVITGDAAVMENHALAVANPQFALDLEAAEESLKEVINLNMKYYYCFHGGMFVNKKTSR; encoded by the coding sequence ATGGAATTCATACAGCTTGATCTGACATTTACATTTAATGACCACGAAATGTCCATTCACCCCACTGTCATAAGCTGTGAAGGTGATGTGACATTGGTCGATTGCGGTTACCCGGGCATGCTCCCATTATTGGAGAAGGAACTTACACGTAAAGGAATCCCGCCCGGATCCATCACCCGAGTGATCATCACTAATCATGATGACGACCATATGGGAGCCTTGCATGAGTTAAAGGAAAAGTATCCTGCCATCAAAGTGGCAGCAGGTGAAATAGAAAAAGACTATATCGATGGAAGCAAGAAGTCGCTCCGCCTTATTCAGGCAGAAGACATGCTGGACGTATTGCCAGCAGAACAAAGAGACTTCGGGTTATCCTTCATCGATCGCCTCAAACAGGTAAGAAGCGTCCCCGTCGATATCGTACTGAGGGACGGAGATCTATTGAAATGGGCCGCGGATTGCAAAATCCTATTAACACCTGGGCATACACCAGGTCACATATCCATCGTCAGCGAAAAACTTGACGCTGTCATCACAGGGGATGCCGCTGTTATGGAAAATCATGCTTTGGCGGTTGCCAATCCGCAATTTGCCCTGGATTTAGAAGCGGCCGAAGAATCACTTAAAGAGGTCATCAATTTAAACATGAAGTATTATTATTGTTTTCATGGCGGGATGTTTGTGAATAAGAAAACAAGCAGGTGA
- a CDS encoding YitT family protein: MNKTTVKEITLIIVGSLFFALGVNLFAIPNELGEGGVTGISMTLYYVLGWSPGITNFVMNGALLAIGYKVLNKRVTWYTMLAIFFTSLFIKFTEGMGESVDIMLGTVFAGVFIGLGLGLVLRSGGTTGGSTIIARMLNQHFGWAVSTTMFVFDILVVLGSSFVIGIENTMYTGISIYISTKILDYLIDGFDTRKAVTIISAHTDDIAEKVSAEMDRGVTVINARGHYSKESKDILYVVINKQELFLLKKMIQKIDEKAFVVVHDVRDVFGEGFTFPKT; the protein is encoded by the coding sequence ATGAATAAAACAACTGTGAAAGAAATCACCTTGATCATCGTCGGGTCCCTCTTCTTTGCCCTCGGGGTGAACTTGTTTGCGATTCCGAACGAACTTGGGGAAGGCGGCGTGACGGGGATCTCGATGACCCTTTATTATGTCCTTGGCTGGTCACCGGGTATCACGAACTTCGTCATGAACGGGGCGCTGCTCGCCATCGGATACAAGGTGCTCAACAAACGGGTGACCTGGTATACGATGCTTGCGATTTTCTTCACGTCCCTCTTCATTAAATTCACTGAAGGTATGGGAGAATCGGTCGATATCATGCTAGGTACTGTCTTTGCCGGTGTGTTCATCGGGCTGGGGCTAGGTCTTGTCCTGCGCTCGGGAGGAACGACGGGCGGCTCGACCATCATTGCCCGCATGCTCAATCAGCATTTCGGCTGGGCGGTCAGCACGACGATGTTCGTCTTCGATATCCTGGTTGTACTCGGTTCTTCTTTTGTAATCGGGATCGAGAATACGATGTATACTGGAATCTCCATCTATATCAGTACGAAAATTTTGGACTACCTGATTGATGGTTTTGACACCAGAAAGGCTGTCACGATTATTTCCGCCCATACGGACGACATCGCAGAAAAAGTGAGCGCCGAAATGGACCGCGGAGTGACCGTCATCAACGCAAGAGGACATTATTCAAAAGAGTCCAAGGATATCCTGTATGTGGTGATCAATAAGCAGGAGCTGTTCCTCTTGAAAAAGATGATCCAAAAGATAGACGAGAAAGCCTTTGTGGTTGTCCATGATGTGAGGGATGTGTTCGGGGAAGGGTTTACGTTTCCGAAGACGTGA
- a CDS encoding alpha/beta fold hydrolase, whose translation MMSLWNIMKERNLHELQEISGQIGWEMGDQMGKETIYKSEQGKARIQRHYQDYLKTLDFPVERRYINTRFGKTHLLTAGPADGKPLFVFQGGNCINPMTMSWFSPLVKEYRVYAPDTIGHPGFSAETRISGEDHSYACWVSDLMDELEIETCAFVGPSFGGGIILRLAVFMPEKIDCAVLVSPAGIKMGSKGRMIKDILVPMMLFKAAGSEKSLDRIADIMASGSMKKLDRDIIGDVFKHVKLEQDMPKLSEKQELQHYSAPTMVFAGEQDIFFPAGRLKEKAEDIIPQLVSFRGLEMGHFPSAERQGEINEEIMEFLREHYKRSGSVPR comes from the coding sequence ATGATGTCTTTATGGAATATAATGAAAGAACGTAACCTGCACGAACTTCAAGAAATAAGCGGGCAGATCGGATGGGAGATGGGGGACCAAATGGGAAAAGAAACGATTTATAAGAGTGAACAAGGGAAGGCACGCATCCAGCGGCACTATCAGGACTATTTAAAGACTCTGGACTTCCCCGTGGAGAGAAGGTACATAAACACGAGATTCGGAAAGACGCATTTGCTTACGGCAGGACCCGCTGACGGAAAACCTTTATTCGTCTTTCAAGGAGGCAACTGCATCAACCCAATGACGATGTCCTGGTTCTCGCCGCTTGTGAAAGAGTACAGGGTGTATGCGCCCGATACGATCGGCCATCCAGGGTTCAGTGCCGAGACGCGGATTTCCGGTGAAGATCACAGCTATGCATGCTGGGTCAGTGATCTGATGGACGAATTAGAAATCGAGACATGCGCATTTGTCGGTCCTTCCTTTGGAGGCGGGATCATCCTGAGGCTGGCTGTGTTCATGCCGGAAAAAATCGACTGTGCGGTGCTCGTGTCACCGGCAGGGATCAAAATGGGATCGAAAGGCAGGATGATCAAGGACATCCTGGTACCGATGATGTTATTTAAAGCGGCGGGGTCAGAGAAGTCCCTGGACCGGATCGCTGATATCATGGCTTCCGGTTCCATGAAGAAGTTGGACAGGGACATCATTGGCGACGTGTTCAAGCATGTAAAACTTGAACAGGACATGCCGAAGCTGTCGGAGAAACAAGAGCTGCAGCATTACTCTGCCCCAACCATGGTGTTTGCGGGGGAGCAGGACATTTTCTTTCCTGCGGGCAGGTTGAAAGAGAAGGCGGAGGATATCATTCCTCAACTCGTTTCCTTCAGAGGACTGGAGATGGGGCATTTTCCTTCGGCAGAACGTCAGGGCGAAATCAATGAGGAAATCATGGAGTTTCTTCGGGAGCATTATAAAAGATCCGGGTCTGTCCCTCGGTAA
- a CDS encoding GNAT family N-acetyltransferase, with product MVKKEAPKIETERLILRPRAEKDIPNMLKMFNNDEVREFLGSNPPRDEHSMVEMVRNRTETKWTVALKDTDEFIGDVMIPEIAEGYLGEIGYRFMREHWGSGFAYEAVSAVIKHCKSTLNLKRLSATIDNKNMQSIKLIEKLGFTLVAVLPESNLRGRVTDVAYYSRTV from the coding sequence ATGGTAAAAAAAGAAGCACCGAAAATTGAAACAGAACGATTGATTTTACGTCCGAGAGCGGAAAAAGACATTCCCAATATGCTTAAGATGTTTAACAATGATGAGGTAAGAGAATTTCTTGGAAGTAATCCCCCTCGTGATGAACACTCAATGGTAGAAATGGTTAGGAACCGTACTGAAACAAAATGGACTGTCGCATTAAAAGATACTGATGAATTCATCGGTGATGTAATGATTCCAGAAATAGCAGAAGGTTATCTTGGCGAAATTGGTTATCGCTTCATGAGGGAGCATTGGGGAAGCGGTTTTGCGTATGAAGCGGTTTCCGCGGTCATTAAGCATTGTAAAAGCACATTAAACCTTAAACGCCTATCTGCTACTATAGATAATAAAAATATGCAGTCAATAAAGTTAATTGAAAAACTCGGATTTACTTTGGTAGCGGTGTTGCCTGAATCGAATCTAAGAGGCAGAGTTACCGATGTAGCTTACTATTCTCGTACAGTATAG
- a CDS encoding DUF3243 domain-containing protein: MNEDKKEEILQHFDSFKNYLGNQVQRGEKLGLGEEALSKGAKRVADYLAEHEEPRNREQKVLNEMWNVANKEEREHMAHVLVKLADQTN, from the coding sequence ATGAATGAAGATAAAAAAGAGGAAATCCTTCAGCATTTCGACTCTTTTAAGAATTACCTTGGAAATCAGGTTCAAAGGGGAGAGAAGCTGGGTCTTGGTGAGGAGGCTCTTTCGAAGGGTGCTAAACGCGTTGCAGACTATTTAGCGGAGCACGAGGAGCCTCGAAACCGGGAACAGAAAGTGCTGAATGAGATGTGGAACGTGGCCAATAAAGAAGAGCGGGAACATATGGCTCATGTACTGGTCAAGCTTGCTGACCAAACCAATTAA
- a CDS encoding twin-arginine translocase TatA/TatE family subunit, with the protein MLTNIGIPGLILVLVIALIIFGPSKLPEIGRAFGSTLKEFKSATKDLVNGHDDEKSPPADEGQRLKAVEKEKQHTGS; encoded by the coding sequence ATGCTAACGAATATCGGAATTCCAGGATTAATCCTTGTATTGGTGATCGCGCTGATCATCTTCGGCCCTTCCAAACTCCCGGAAATCGGACGGGCTTTCGGAAGCACATTAAAAGAATTCAAAAGCGCCACCAAAGACTTAGTCAATGGACACGATGATGAGAAGAGTCCTCCTGCAGACGAAGGACAAAGACTGAAAGCCGTGGAAAAAGAGAAACAGCATACGGGGAGCTAA
- a CDS encoding alkaline phosphatase PhoX: MIKHDMNRRDFLKASGIGTAALALGSTGLMSLGGNKVFAGTSQNSKAAGGYGPLVKDPGGVMDLPRGFQYRIISEEGRALSDGRPVPAKFDGMAAYAGAHNSTILVRNHELSGNSKYPVIGKNPYRREESGGTTSLVVGPDRQVRKEYVSSSGTIRNCAGGATPWGTWLTCEETLEEGHGYVFEVDPNNPEDKISKTPIRDMGAFSHEATAIDPATGIVYLTEDAGPSYLYRFLPNDRSQRVGALQKGGKLQAAAFEEMSMDETSQFHTGQKFGIVWKDVDPEKPTLDAGRKGCIAFSRLEGAYFEGGVFWFDDTSAGDKDLGRVYRYIPATNTLELFYESTAQNDLEMPDNICITPWGDLWIAEDGGGVDRVIGMTPEGETYVFAENKVNNSELAGPTFSTDGRTFFINIQSPGMTFAIWGPFARKNASRRRLMGHAAPPAAYAPKISDKLSGFAEVQGMTDLEAAAFERHGMPIL, encoded by the coding sequence ATGATTAAACACGATATGAACAGAAGAGACTTTTTGAAAGCAAGCGGGATTGGCACAGCTGCGCTTGCCCTGGGTTCCACTGGATTGATGTCCCTTGGTGGAAATAAAGTATTTGCCGGTACTTCGCAGAACAGCAAAGCAGCCGGCGGTTATGGTCCGCTTGTCAAAGACCCGGGCGGCGTGATGGATCTTCCCCGCGGCTTCCAATACAGAATTATTTCTGAAGAAGGACGGGCACTATCGGACGGCAGGCCAGTCCCTGCCAAGTTCGATGGGATGGCCGCCTATGCAGGCGCCCATAACTCTACTATTCTCGTGAGAAACCATGAATTGAGCGGAAACAGCAAATACCCCGTTATCGGGAAAAATCCTTACCGTCGTGAAGAATCTGGCGGAACCACTTCCTTAGTGGTCGGACCTGATCGCCAAGTAAGGAAGGAATATGTCTCTTCTTCCGGTACCATCCGTAACTGTGCAGGCGGGGCGACTCCATGGGGCACATGGCTCACTTGTGAAGAAACGCTCGAAGAAGGCCACGGCTATGTGTTCGAAGTAGATCCAAACAACCCTGAAGATAAGATTTCAAAAACTCCGATCCGCGACATGGGTGCCTTTTCCCATGAAGCCACGGCCATAGACCCGGCAACCGGGATCGTCTATCTGACCGAAGATGCCGGTCCAAGTTATTTGTACCGCTTCCTTCCCAATGACCGCAGCCAAAGGGTCGGTGCCCTGCAAAAAGGCGGAAAGCTTCAAGCGGCGGCTTTCGAAGAGATGAGCATGGACGAAACAAGCCAGTTCCATACAGGTCAGAAATTCGGGATTGTATGGAAAGATGTAGATCCTGAGAAACCGACCCTGGATGCAGGCAGAAAAGGATGCATTGCCTTCAGTCGTCTGGAGGGTGCTTATTTTGAAGGCGGCGTGTTCTGGTTCGATGATACATCTGCCGGGGACAAAGATCTGGGCCGCGTCTACCGCTATATTCCGGCCACCAATACACTGGAGCTATTCTATGAATCTACTGCACAAAATGATCTGGAAATGCCTGATAATATCTGCATCACTCCATGGGGAGATCTGTGGATAGCTGAAGACGGCGGCGGTGTCGACCGTGTCATCGGGATGACACCGGAAGGCGAAACATACGTGTTCGCAGAAAATAAAGTAAACAATTCCGAGCTTGCAGGGCCGACGTTCTCTACAGACGGCCGGACATTCTTCATCAATATCCAGTCACCGGGGATGACCTTTGCCATCTGGGGACCATTCGCCAGAAAAAATGCATCCCGCAGAAGACTGATGGGCCATGCCGCCCCGCCGGCTGCCTACGCACCGAAAATCTCTGACAAACTATCAGGCTTTGCAGAAGTTCAGGGAATGACGGACTTAGAAGCAGCAGCGTTCGAGCGCCACGGTATGCCAATTCTATAA